From Chryseobacterium sp. H1D6B, a single genomic window includes:
- a CDS encoding EamA family transporter, giving the protein MHKLALFRLHLIVFLWGFTAILGKLIHANAQMLVFYRMLFAAIFLFAFIRIYKKESIKVSKKIFFQLAAIGFAMALHWYCFFYSIKVSNVSIALSCLSLSTLFASILEPIVFKRKIDVSEVVMGIVIVSCILLIFKTEFQYKEGILFGILCAVFGTIFSVFNGKMFGKTSSGNIIFYEIFSGWFILLVFYIFSGQIFQMNEISYRDLALITLLASVFTAFPMLESVNLMKYISPFTLILTVNLEPVYGIILAFFIFGESEQMSPIFYIASGVMILAIVANGLIKARKQKKLN; this is encoded by the coding sequence ATGCATAAATTAGCGCTTTTCAGGTTGCATTTAATTGTGTTTTTATGGGGGTTCACTGCGATTTTGGGAAAATTGATTCACGCGAATGCACAGATGCTAGTGTTTTACAGGATGCTGTTTGCGGCTATATTCTTATTTGCATTTATAAGAATTTATAAAAAAGAGAGTATAAAAGTTTCTAAAAAAATATTTTTTCAGCTGGCAGCAATTGGGTTTGCCATGGCGCTGCATTGGTACTGTTTCTTCTATTCTATTAAAGTTTCTAATGTTTCTATAGCTTTAAGCTGCCTGTCTTTATCTACGCTTTTTGCATCTATATTGGAACCCATTGTTTTTAAAAGAAAAATTGATGTTTCTGAAGTGGTCATGGGCATCGTCATTGTTTCCTGTATTTTATTAATTTTTAAAACTGAATTTCAATATAAAGAAGGGATTCTTTTTGGAATATTATGTGCAGTATTTGGAACTATATTTTCAGTTTTTAATGGAAAAATGTTTGGCAAAACCAGTTCCGGGAATATTATTTTTTATGAAATTTTCAGCGGATGGTTTATTTTATTGGTATTTTATATTTTTTCCGGACAAATTTTTCAAATGAATGAAATAAGTTACAGAGATTTGGCGTTAATAACCTTGTTGGCTAGTGTTTTTACAGCTTTTCCAATGCTTGAATCTGTAAATTTGATGAAATATATTTCGCCGTTTACACTAATTTTAACAGTTAATTTAGAACCAGTCTACGGAATTATACTAGCTTTTTTTATCTTTGGAGAATCAGAACAAATGAGCCCTATATTTTACATCGCTTCAGGAGTAATGATACTGGCAATTGTAGCCAATGGATTAATAAAAGCTAGAAAACAAAAAAAACTTAACTAA
- a CDS encoding PorV/PorQ family protein: protein MMKKYLLFVFFLLFGLSQSQIIRKYSNEFLNIGAGARGLGMGGAVITNQDDVYSPMWNPAGLMSIERDWQGAAMHAEYFESIAKYDYLAYAKVLEEGVFGVSIVRLGVDNILNTTQMIDSEGNIDYDKITKFSQSDYAAILSYAFHPAGNTKLDVGVNAKIVYRNVGKFASGYGFGFDVGAIYKADNGWKFGGMLRDATTTVNFWSINQKELSTVVDGEEFNPAPKDKMELTMPKLNVGASKLFEINSSVYVLPEAGVNIDFAKTAALVSTDFASITPYAGAEVGYQKMIFVRLGVNRFQSITDIEDLKRKVSFQPSAGIGIKYRGLTLDYAITNSGIGGSNFYSNFFSLKLDMGAFRND from the coding sequence ATGATGAAAAAATATCTATTATTTGTATTTTTCCTACTATTTGGATTATCGCAATCTCAAATTATCAGAAAATATTCCAATGAATTCTTAAATATCGGAGCAGGAGCCAGAGGATTGGGAATGGGAGGTGCTGTAATTACCAATCAGGATGATGTATATTCTCCAATGTGGAACCCGGCAGGTTTAATGTCTATTGAAAGAGACTGGCAGGGAGCAGCAATGCACGCAGAATATTTCGAATCTATTGCAAAATATGACTACTTAGCGTATGCGAAAGTATTAGAAGAAGGTGTTTTCGGGGTATCAATTGTAAGGCTTGGGGTTGATAACATTTTGAATACAACCCAGATGATCGATTCTGAAGGAAATATTGATTACGATAAAATAACAAAGTTTTCACAGTCGGATTATGCCGCAATACTTTCTTATGCTTTTCATCCAGCAGGAAATACCAAATTGGATGTGGGGGTAAATGCTAAAATAGTATATAGGAATGTAGGGAAATTTGCCAGTGGTTATGGGTTTGGATTTGATGTTGGAGCCATTTATAAAGCAGATAACGGCTGGAAATTTGGAGGAATGCTTCGTGATGCAACAACGACGGTCAATTTCTGGAGCATCAATCAGAAGGAACTTTCTACGGTAGTAGATGGGGAAGAATTTAACCCGGCTCCAAAAGATAAAATGGAACTTACAATGCCTAAACTAAATGTAGGAGCAAGTAAATTATTTGAAATCAACAGCAGTGTATATGTTCTGCCAGAAGCTGGAGTAAATATAGATTTTGCTAAAACAGCAGCTCTTGTTTCAACAGATTTCGCTAGTATTACCCCTTATGCGGGAGCAGAAGTGGGATATCAAAAGATGATTTTTGTAAGATTAGGGGTTAACAGATTCCAGTCTATTACCGATATTGAGGATTTAAAAAGAAAAGTTTCTTTCCAGCCAAGTGCAGGTATCGGAATAAAATATAGAGGACTCACTTTAGATTATGCAATCACTAACTCAGGGATCGGAGGATCTAATTTCTATTCTAATTTTTTCTCTCTTAAACTAGATATGGGAGCTTTTAGAAATGATTAA
- the msrB gene encoding peptide-methionine (R)-S-oxide reductase MsrB produces MICGKYTAQSGSFKTKNPYYSRTATNTLTVSNAEWKKILKPELYQVAREGATETAFTGKFYEFDEKGTYYCAVCGNPLFLSTSKFATTCGWPSFYQPLRTNSVKYRKDTSYNMVRSEVLCGRCGSHLGHIFDDGPKPTGKRFCMNSVCLDFVPNSAKHK; encoded by the coding sequence ATGATCTGCGGAAAATATACTGCCCAGTCTGGGAGTTTTAAAACTAAAAATCCATATTATTCCCGTACAGCGACTAATACTTTAACAGTAAGCAATGCGGAATGGAAAAAAATATTGAAACCTGAACTCTATCAGGTAGCAAGAGAAGGAGCAACAGAAACTGCTTTTACGGGTAAATTCTATGAGTTTGACGAAAAAGGAACATATTATTGTGCTGTATGCGGCAATCCTCTGTTTCTTTCTACCTCAAAATTTGCCACTACCTGCGGCTGGCCTTCTTTTTACCAGCCTCTCCGTACTAATAGTGTAAAGTACAGAAAAGATACTTCTTATAACATGGTCAGAAGTGAAGTTCTCTGTGGAAGATGCGGTTCTCATCTGGGACATATTTTCGATGACGGTCCGAAACCTACGGGCAAAAGGTTTTGTATGAATTCTGTCTGCTTAGATTTTGTTCCGAATTCAGCAAAACACAAATAA
- a CDS encoding fasciclin domain-containing protein — protein sequence MNTRSKIAVLGMAVLSLAFSGKVTAQTMKEKTVMVGGAPMYPSKNIIENAVNSKDHKTLVAAVKVAGLVETLESKGPFTVLAPTDAAFAKLPKGTVENLVKPENKAMLTKILTYHVLAGKYSAKDIWAAVKAGNGKATMKTVQGEDLTFWTKGKDLYVKDAKGNSAKVTIADVNQSNGVIHVIDTVLMP from the coding sequence ATGAACACAAGATCAAAAATCGCAGTTTTAGGAATGGCAGTATTGTCATTAGCTTTCAGTGGGAAGGTAACTGCACAAACGATGAAAGAAAAAACAGTAATGGTAGGAGGAGCTCCTATGTACCCTTCTAAAAATATAATTGAAAACGCTGTCAATTCTAAAGACCACAAAACCCTTGTAGCGGCAGTAAAAGTGGCAGGTTTAGTAGAAACATTGGAAAGTAAAGGTCCCTTTACAGTATTAGCACCTACAGATGCTGCATTTGCTAAGCTTCCAAAAGGAACGGTAGAAAATTTAGTAAAGCCTGAAAACAAAGCAATGCTTACTAAAATTTTAACCTACCATGTACTTGCTGGTAAATACAGCGCGAAGGATATCTGGGCTGCTGTAAAAGCTGGTAACGGAAAAGCTACAATGAAAACCGTACAGGGTGAAGATCTTACTTTCTGGACAAAAGGAAAAGATTTGTATGTGAAAGATGCAAAAGGAAACAGTGCTAAAGTTACAATTGCAGATGTGAATCAGTCAAATGGTGTAATACATGTAATTGATACTGTATTAATGCCTTAA